A single window of Agromyces aureus DNA harbors:
- the nirB gene encoding nitrite reductase large subunit NirB, with product MTENNPAGIRTRDVVIVGGGPAAHRLADSLHMRDEERTLRVTVIGDEPHLPYDRVALSTRLADGAADLTLHPTAMWDESRVRLITGERVESIDPAARTATTSAGTVVRWDELVLATGSSAPVPPMPGAERIRVYRTVEDVDNLVAESAHLAELHGRPARVVVAGGGLLGLEAAGGLAKLGSHVAVVHSGGWLMSAQLDEGAGRALGRIISGQGIGLHLGARPSAVRVEGGAVTAVELTNERVIEADLVVFAIGISPRDELARDLGLELGPRGGVAIDGACATSAPGIWAIGEVASFEGRCTGLVAPANAMAEVVADRLLGGAAEFTTIDDATKLKLSGVDVASFGDALARTEQALEIVYADPARGLYQKLVMTDDAKTLLGGIFVGDASPYASLRPMLGMQLSSEPAAYLSASGMEAPAGDELPASALVCACNNVAAGTIRDAVNGTEHAEGCTDLGELKTCTRAGTQCGSCVPLVKKLLEAELTKSGITPSRALCEHFELSRQELFESIRVLELTSFEEIIARIGTGRGCDVCKPVIGSILATQHGSYILDGGRGGLQDTNDRAMANMQKDGTYSVVPRIPAGEITPDKLLVIAQVAADYGLYTKITGGQRIDLFGARLDQLPDIWKRLVDAGFESGQAYGKALRNVKSCVGSTWCRFGVQDSVAMAVQLELRYRGLRSPHKLKFGVSGCARECAEARGKDVGVIATDQGWNMYVGGNGGFQPAHAQLLASDLDDETLLKYIDRYIMYYVRTADRLQRTARWIEDIEGGLDHVRDVVVHDSLGLAEELERAVDRHVDSYEDEWAATLADPERLRRFRSFVNAPNVPDPSVAQVPDGRGQMRPATAEERASGEAVLVAGTRIPVRGVDA from the coding sequence ATGACCGAGAACAACCCGGCCGGCATCCGCACGCGCGACGTCGTCATCGTCGGCGGCGGCCCAGCCGCCCACCGACTCGCAGACAGCCTGCACATGCGCGACGAGGAGCGCACGCTCCGCGTCACGGTGATCGGCGACGAGCCGCACCTGCCGTACGACCGTGTCGCCCTCAGCACCCGGCTCGCCGACGGAGCCGCAGACCTGACCCTGCACCCGACCGCCATGTGGGACGAGTCGCGCGTGCGCCTCATCACCGGCGAGCGCGTCGAGTCGATCGACCCCGCCGCGAGGACCGCGACGACGTCGGCGGGCACCGTGGTGCGCTGGGACGAACTCGTGCTGGCGACCGGGTCGAGCGCTCCGGTGCCGCCGATGCCGGGCGCCGAACGCATTCGGGTCTACCGCACGGTCGAGGACGTCGACAACCTCGTTGCCGAGTCGGCCCACCTCGCGGAGCTCCACGGGCGTCCGGCCCGGGTCGTGGTCGCGGGCGGCGGCCTGCTCGGACTCGAGGCCGCCGGTGGTCTCGCCAAGCTCGGTTCGCACGTCGCGGTCGTGCACTCGGGCGGATGGCTCATGTCGGCGCAGCTCGACGAAGGAGCCGGTCGGGCGCTCGGCCGCATCATCTCGGGCCAGGGCATCGGCCTGCACCTCGGCGCACGCCCCTCGGCCGTCCGCGTCGAGGGCGGCGCCGTCACGGCGGTGGAACTCACCAACGAGCGCGTGATCGAGGCCGATCTCGTCGTCTTCGCGATCGGCATCAGCCCGCGCGACGAACTCGCCCGCGACCTCGGGCTCGAGCTCGGCCCGCGCGGCGGCGTCGCGATCGACGGCGCGTGCGCGACATCCGCCCCCGGCATCTGGGCGATCGGCGAGGTCGCGAGCTTCGAAGGACGCTGCACCGGCCTCGTCGCCCCCGCGAACGCCATGGCCGAGGTCGTCGCGGATCGCCTGCTCGGTGGCGCAGCGGAGTTCACGACCATCGACGACGCGACGAAGCTGAAGCTCTCGGGCGTCGACGTCGCGAGCTTCGGCGATGCCCTGGCCCGCACCGAGCAGGCGCTCGAGATCGTCTACGCCGACCCGGCGCGCGGGCTCTACCAGAAGCTCGTCATGACCGACGACGCGAAGACCCTGCTCGGCGGCATCTTCGTCGGCGACGCCTCGCCGTACGCCTCGCTCCGGCCGATGCTCGGCATGCAGCTCTCGTCGGAGCCGGCCGCATACCTGTCGGCCTCGGGCATGGAGGCGCCGGCCGGCGACGAGCTGCCCGCATCGGCGCTCGTCTGCGCGTGCAACAACGTGGCGGCCGGCACCATCCGCGACGCCGTGAACGGCACCGAGCACGCCGAGGGCTGCACCGACCTCGGCGAGCTGAAGACCTGCACGCGGGCGGGCACCCAATGCGGCTCGTGCGTTCCGCTCGTGAAGAAGCTGCTCGAGGCCGAGCTCACGAAGTCGGGCATCACGCCCTCGCGGGCCCTCTGCGAGCACTTCGAGCTCTCTCGGCAGGAGCTCTTCGAGTCGATCCGGGTGCTCGAGCTCACCTCGTTCGAGGAGATCATCGCGCGCATCGGCACGGGGCGCGGCTGCGACGTCTGCAAGCCCGTGATCGGCTCGATCCTGGCGACGCAGCACGGCTCGTACATCCTCGACGGCGGTCGCGGCGGCCTGCAGGACACGAACGACCGAGCGATGGCGAACATGCAGAAGGACGGCACCTACTCGGTCGTGCCGCGCATCCCCGCCGGCGAGATCACGCCCGACAAGCTCCTCGTGATCGCCCAGGTCGCTGCCGACTACGGCCTCTACACGAAGATCACGGGCGGCCAGCGCATCGACCTCTTCGGCGCGCGCCTCGACCAGCTGCCCGACATCTGGAAGCGACTCGTCGATGCCGGCTTCGAATCGGGCCAGGCCTACGGCAAGGCGCTCCGCAACGTGAAGAGCTGCGTCGGCTCGACCTGGTGCCGCTTCGGCGTGCAGGACTCGGTCGCGATGGCCGTGCAGCTCGAGCTGCGGTACCGCGGCCTCCGTTCGCCGCACAAGCTCAAGTTCGGCGTCTCGGGCTGCGCCCGGGAGTGCGCGGAGGCCCGCGGCAAGGACGTCGGCGTGATCGCCACCGATCAGGGCTGGAACATGTACGTCGGCGGCAACGGCGGATTCCAGCCGGCCCACGCACAGCTGCTCGCGAGCGACCTCGACGACGAGACGCTGCTGAAGTACATCGACCGCTACATCATGTACTACGTGCGCACGGCCGACCGGCTGCAGCGCACAGCCCGCTGGATCGAGGACATCGAGGGCGGGCTCGACCACGTGCGCGACGTCGTCGTGCACGACTCGCTCGGGCTCGCCGAGGAGCTGGAGCGTGCTGTCGACCGTCACGTCGACTCGTACGAGGACGAATGGGCCGCGACGCTCGCGGACCCCGAGCGCCTGCGCCGCTTCCGCTCGTTCGTGAACGCACCGAACGTGCCGGACCCCTCGGTCGCCCAGGTGCCGGACGGTCGTGGCCAGATGCGGCCGGCGACCGCCGAGGAGCGCGCGAGCGGCGAGGCCGTGCTCGTGGCCGGCACCCGGATCCCCGTCCGCGGGGTGGACGCGTGA
- the nirD gene encoding nitrite reductase small subunit NirD, translated as MTITIEPTTEAATTWVPVCEIGDLEQGWGEVALLGADQVALVRLGDDEIYAVDHLDPHTGAPVMARGITGSRGDRPTIASPLHKEVYDLVTGACFTNAALELRTFASRIVDGVVEVEVRAAA; from the coding sequence ATGACGATCACGATCGAACCGACGACCGAGGCGGCCACGACCTGGGTGCCGGTCTGCGAGATCGGGGACCTCGAGCAGGGCTGGGGCGAGGTGGCGCTGCTCGGCGCCGATCAGGTCGCACTCGTGCGCCTCGGCGACGACGAGATCTACGCCGTCGACCACCTCGACCCGCACACGGGCGCGCCCGTCATGGCACGCGGCATCACGGGCTCACGCGGCGACCGGCCCACGATCGCGTCGCCGCTGCACAAGGAGGTCTACGACCTCGTCACGGGGGCGTGCTTCACGAACGCGGCCCTCGAACTCCGCACGTTCGCGTCGCGCATCGTCGACGGGGTGGTCGAGGTCGAGGTGCGCGCGGCAGCCTGA
- the map gene encoding type I methionyl aminopeptidase, protein MIELRTTAEIDEMRPAGRFVASVIDATSKAAAVGVNLLELDALAHEMIRKAGAESCYIDYHPSFGASPFGKVICTSVNDAVLHGLPHDYKLRDGDLLSLDFAASVNGWVSDSAISIVVGTPREADLRLIDTTQRALDAGIAAARVGNRIGDISRAIADVAKSEGYSINTDFGGHGVGRTMHGDPHIPNNGRPGRGLPLKPGLVVAIEPWFLETTDRIFTDPDGWTLRSADGSRGAHAEHTVAITDGDPIVLTKRG, encoded by the coding sequence GTGATCGAACTGAGGACCACCGCCGAGATCGACGAGATGCGCCCTGCCGGCCGCTTCGTCGCGAGCGTCATCGACGCCACGTCGAAGGCCGCGGCCGTCGGCGTCAACCTGCTCGAGCTCGACGCGCTCGCGCACGAGATGATCCGCAAGGCCGGCGCCGAGAGCTGCTACATCGACTACCACCCGTCGTTCGGCGCGAGCCCGTTCGGCAAGGTCATCTGCACGTCGGTGAACGATGCCGTGCTGCACGGCCTCCCCCACGACTACAAGCTCCGCGACGGCGACCTGCTGAGCCTCGACTTCGCCGCGTCGGTGAACGGCTGGGTGTCCGACTCGGCGATCTCGATCGTCGTCGGCACGCCGCGCGAGGCCGACCTGCGGCTCATCGACACGACGCAGCGAGCGCTCGACGCGGGCATCGCGGCTGCGCGGGTCGGCAACCGGATCGGCGACATCTCCCGCGCGATCGCCGACGTGGCGAAGTCCGAGGGCTACTCGATCAACACCGACTTCGGCGGCCACGGCGTCGGGCGCACCATGCACGGCGACCCGCACATCCCGAACAACGGGCGTCCGGGCCGCGGTCTGCCGTTGAAGCCGGGCCTCGTGGTCGCGATCGAGCCGTGGTTCCTCGAGACCACCGACCGCATCTTCACCGATCCCGACGGCTGGACCCTGCGGAGCGCCGACGGCTCGCGCGGCGCGCACGCCGAGCACACGGTGGCGATCACCGACGGCGACCCGATCGTGCTGACGAAGCGGGGCTGA
- the rplS gene encoding 50S ribosomal protein L19, with product MHILDHVDAASLRSDVPDFRAGDTVKVHVNIIEGTRSRVQVFQGVVIGRSGEGVRETFTVRKVSFQVGVERKFPVHSPVIDHIEVVTRGDVRRAKLYYLRKLRGKKAKIKEKRDA from the coding sequence ATGCACATCCTCGACCATGTCGACGCTGCGAGCCTGCGCTCGGACGTCCCCGACTTCCGTGCGGGTGACACCGTCAAGGTGCACGTCAACATCATCGAAGGCACGCGCTCGCGCGTCCAGGTCTTCCAGGGCGTCGTCATCGGCCGTTCGGGCGAAGGCGTCCGCGAGACCTTCACGGTCCGCAAGGTCAGCTTCCAGGTCGGCGTCGAGCGCAAGTTCCCGGTGCACTCCCCGGTGATCGACCACATCGAGGTCGTCACCCGCGGTGACGTGCGTCGCGCGAAGCTCTACTACCTGCGCAAGCTCCGCGGCAAGAAGGCGAAGATCAAGGAGAAGCGCGACGCCTGA
- the lepB gene encoding signal peptidase I, with the protein MTEDISTTRIDGDGRSVNRRKRGALLFLRDLLVIFVVAVLVSFLIKTFLIRSFFIPSESMEMTLVKDDRIIVNQLVPGVTPIERGDVVVFKDPGGWLPARVEPEAPPLAAAIDWFLAFVGLSAPDSNDHLVKRVIGLPGDHVTCCNALGQMSVNGVPLDEPYVVLPAGDTKVSRDDFDQVVPDGSLWVMGDNRYNSKDSRYNADTPLKGFVPIENVVGRAFVVSWPVSHWAWLGNYPETFAGVDEAAEGGD; encoded by the coding sequence ATGACAGAAGACATCAGCACCACTCGTATCGATGGCGATGGGAGGTCGGTGAACCGTCGCAAGCGCGGCGCACTGCTCTTCCTCCGGGATCTGCTCGTCATCTTCGTGGTGGCAGTCCTCGTCTCGTTCCTGATCAAGACGTTCCTGATCCGGTCGTTCTTCATCCCATCGGAGTCGATGGAGATGACGCTCGTGAAAGACGACCGCATCATCGTGAACCAGCTCGTGCCGGGCGTCACGCCGATCGAGCGCGGCGACGTCGTCGTGTTCAAGGATCCCGGCGGATGGCTGCCCGCGCGCGTCGAGCCCGAGGCGCCGCCGCTCGCGGCCGCGATCGACTGGTTCCTCGCGTTCGTCGGGCTCTCGGCCCCCGATTCGAACGACCACCTCGTCAAGCGCGTCATCGGGCTTCCCGGCGACCACGTCACGTGCTGCAACGCCCTCGGACAGATGAGCGTCAACGGCGTGCCGCTCGACGAGCCCTACGTGGTGCTCCCAGCCGGCGACACGAAGGTGTCGCGCGACGACTTCGACCAGGTCGTGCCCGACGGCTCGCTCTGGGTCATGGGCGACAACCGGTACAACTCGAAGGACTCCCGCTACAACGCCGACACGCCCCTCAAGGGCTTCGTGCCGATCGAGAACGTCGTCGGGCGTGCGTTCGTGGTGAGCTGGCCGGTCTCGCACTGGGCCTGGCTCGGCAACTACCCCGAGACCTTCGCCGGGGTCGACGAGGCCGCAGAGGGCGGCGACTGA
- a CDS encoding ribonuclease HII, translating into MAPAAIPNLKVEREYFEGGAPVVLACDEVGRGALAGPVAVGLVVIDSSVRRMPTGLRDSKLLSEPKRELMAPRAGSWVRAWAVGEASAAEIDELGIMACLGLAGSRALDVLRGIETAAGRATELDDAPLVLDGNHDWLSRSIDHRARVTTRIKADRDCASVAAASVLAKVHRDRLMHAAHADLPLYAWNENKGYSSRAHFDAIAEHGPSGLHRRSWLHERPVEAPALFDLGVG; encoded by the coding sequence ATGGCCCCGGCCGCCATCCCGAACCTCAAGGTCGAACGCGAGTACTTCGAGGGCGGAGCCCCGGTCGTGCTCGCGTGCGACGAGGTCGGCCGTGGGGCCCTCGCCGGCCCGGTCGCGGTCGGACTCGTGGTCATCGACTCCTCGGTGCGTCGCATGCCGACCGGGCTTCGCGACTCGAAGCTGCTCAGTGAGCCGAAGCGCGAACTCATGGCGCCGCGCGCCGGTTCGTGGGTGCGCGCCTGGGCGGTGGGCGAGGCGTCCGCCGCCGAGATCGACGAACTCGGCATCATGGCCTGCCTCGGCCTCGCCGGTTCGCGCGCCCTCGACGTGCTTCGCGGCATCGAGACGGCGGCCGGCCGGGCGACCGAGCTCGACGACGCCCCGCTCGTGCTCGACGGCAACCACGATTGGCTCAGCCGCTCGATCGACCACCGCGCCAGGGTGACCACGCGCATCAAGGCCGACCGCGACTGCGCCTCGGTCGCCGCGGCATCCGTGCTCGCGAAAGTGCACCGCGACCGCCTCATGCACGCGGCGCACGCCGATCTGCCGCTCTACGCCTGGAACGAGAACAAGGGCTACTCGAGCCGTGCGCACTTCGACGCGATCGCCGAGCACGGGCCGAGCGGCCTGCACCGTCGTTCGTGGCTGCACGAACGACCGGTCGAGGCGCCCGCGCTCTTCGACCTCGGCGTAGGATGA
- a CDS encoding DUF2469 family protein yields MDDDEFEDYDREVELALYREYRDIVSQFKYVVETERRFYLANEVELVRRDTEHDFYFELTMKDVWVWDVYRADRFVKSVRVLTFKDVNVEELATREFELPKELALDE; encoded by the coding sequence ATGGATGACGACGAATTCGAAGACTACGACCGCGAGGTCGAACTTGCCCTGTACCGCGAGTACCGCGACATCGTCTCGCAGTTCAAGTACGTGGTCGAGACCGAGCGTCGCTTCTACCTCGCGAACGAGGTCGAACTCGTCCGCCGCGACACCGAGCACGACTTCTATTTCGAGCTCACAATGAAAGACGTGTGGGTCTGGGACGTCTACCGTGCCGACCGCTTCGTCAAGTCGGTGCGTGTGCTCACCTTCAAAGACGTGAACGTCGAAGAGCTCGCGACGCGCGAGTTCGAGCTGCCGAAAGAGCTCGCGCTCGACGAATAG
- a CDS encoding YraN family protein — MVQMAHNAELGRRGEQLAVDHLESRGLRVIDRNWRCVHGEIDIVARDGDATVFIEVKTRTSHDYGHPFQAITPVKLARLRRLAVAWCEATDAAAARIRIDAVAVLAPDEAPAIIEHLEGIS; from the coding sequence GTGGTGCAGATGGCCCACAATGCAGAACTCGGTCGGCGCGGCGAACAGCTCGCGGTCGACCACCTCGAATCGCGCGGACTGCGCGTGATCGACCGCAACTGGCGATGCGTGCACGGCGAGATCGACATCGTCGCGCGCGACGGCGATGCGACGGTCTTCATCGAGGTCAAGACGCGTACGTCCCACGACTACGGGCATCCGTTCCAGGCGATCACGCCCGTCAAGCTCGCGCGCCTGCGACGTCTCGCGGTCGCGTGGTGCGAGGCGACGGATGCCGCGGCAGCCCGCATCCGCATCGACGCCGTCGCGGTGCTCGCCCCCGACGAGGCGCCGGCGATCATCGAGCACCTCGAGGGCATCAGCTGA
- a CDS encoding YifB family Mg chelatase-like AAA ATPase, protein MTVARTHAVALLGLTGSIVEVEADLSAQLPGFSIIGLPDAALGEARERVRAAAVNAGCPLPQRKLTVNLSPAALPKHGSGFDLAIAVACLAAAGEVSVESVARVVHLGELGLDGRLRPIDGILPAVLAAVRAGHRTVMVPSANADEAALVPDVAIIGVVSLLDAAIHHGGRFEAREVDAVASVRTEQAGTAEVSGDLSDVAGNTDAIDALLAAAAGGHHLSMIGPPGAGKTMLASRLPGILPDLDADAALEVSCLRSLSGQPVGSGLSFRPPFEAPHHTATAAAMVGGGSRLIRPGAAARASHGVLFLDEAPEFPAAVLDVLRQPLESGTISIHRANAVASFPARFQLVLAANPCPCGLDGTAECTCPPNARRRYLARISGPLLDRIDLQLKVPRLTAAHLRGARDRPGMTSAEARTKVTAARAVAAERLRGTPWRTNAQMPGPWLRGAGGLHPGGRATAALDRSLERGGITMRGYDRVLKTAWTLADLAGADRPDAGHIGNALYFRQGIAR, encoded by the coding sequence ATGACCGTCGCCAGAACGCACGCCGTCGCCCTGCTCGGCCTCACCGGCTCGATCGTCGAGGTCGAGGCCGACCTGTCTGCCCAGCTCCCGGGATTCTCGATCATCGGGCTGCCCGACGCAGCCCTGGGCGAGGCGCGCGAACGCGTGCGCGCCGCCGCCGTCAACGCCGGCTGTCCGCTGCCGCAGCGCAAGCTCACGGTGAACCTCTCGCCCGCGGCGCTGCCCAAGCATGGTTCCGGATTCGACCTGGCGATCGCGGTCGCCTGCCTCGCCGCGGCCGGCGAGGTGTCCGTCGAGTCGGTCGCGCGGGTCGTGCACCTCGGCGAACTCGGCCTCGACGGTCGCCTGCGGCCGATCGACGGCATCCTGCCCGCGGTGCTCGCGGCCGTCAGGGCCGGTCACCGCACGGTGATGGTGCCGAGCGCGAACGCCGACGAGGCCGCGCTGGTGCCCGACGTCGCGATCATCGGCGTCGTCTCGCTGCTCGACGCGGCGATCCACCACGGCGGTCGGTTCGAGGCGCGCGAGGTCGACGCCGTCGCCTCGGTGCGCACCGAACAGGCCGGCACGGCCGAGGTATCCGGAGATCTCTCGGATGTCGCCGGCAATACCGACGCGATCGATGCGCTGCTCGCGGCGGCCGCCGGCGGGCACCACCTCTCGATGATCGGCCCGCCCGGGGCGGGCAAGACCATGCTCGCCTCGCGGCTGCCCGGCATCCTCCCCGACCTCGACGCCGACGCGGCCCTCGAGGTCTCGTGCCTGCGCTCGCTCTCGGGGCAGCCGGTCGGGTCGGGGCTCTCGTTCCGCCCGCCGTTCGAGGCGCCGCACCACACGGCGACGGCCGCGGCCATGGTCGGGGGCGGCAGCCGGTTGATCCGGCCGGGCGCCGCCGCGCGGGCGTCGCACGGCGTGCTCTTCCTCGACGAGGCTCCCGAGTTCCCGGCCGCCGTGCTCGACGTGCTCCGTCAACCGCTCGAATCGGGCACCATCAGCATCCACAGGGCGAATGCCGTGGCGAGCTTCCCCGCGAGATTCCAGCTCGTGCTCGCGGCCAATCCCTGCCCGTGCGGACTCGACGGCACCGCGGAGTGCACCTGCCCGCCGAACGCCAGGCGACGCTACCTCGCGCGCATCTCGGGTCCGCTGCTCGATCGGATCGACCTGCAGCTCAAGGTGCCGAGGCTGACCGCCGCGCATCTTCGCGGAGCCCGCGATCGGCCGGGCATGACCAGCGCCGAGGCCCGCACGAAGGTCACGGCGGCCCGGGCGGTCGCGGCCGAACGGCTCCGCGGAACGCCGTGGCGAACGAACGCGCAGATGCCGGGGCCGTGGCTCCGGGGAGCCGGAGGGCTCCACCCCGGTGGCCGCGCGACCGCCGCGCTCGATCGTTCGCTCGAGCGCGGCGGTATCACGATGCGCGGCTACGACCGGGTGCTGAAGACCGCGTGGACGCTCGCCGATCTCGCCGGCGCCGACCGCCCCGACGCCGGGCACATCGGCAACGCGCTCTACTTCCGCCAGGGCATCGCCCGATGA
- the dprA gene encoding DNA-processing protein DprA has translation MSAVERAERHLRVEFAAVRPLRPLLPSAQPVAAEGVPSLALEPIVSLESEPTVLIEVDVAVDVAVDVADGAEAVDGSAADVEAFARAVLGTLAEPGDGTLGRLVGALGAARTVDLLLERAPVERVLAEVEAAGEAPTTKELEAGLARWTPRIDHAAFVRGLAQAARVDAVFIVPGDACWPSGVDDLGVHAPLGLWVRGDPALLRPGAPSVALVGARAATGYGEHMTMEIAAGLADRGVTVVSGGAYGIDGTAHRVTLASGGTTIAFLAGGVDRFYPVGHDGLLQRIAESGAVVSELPCGASPTKWRFLQRNRLIAAASQATVVLEAGARSGSLNTAGHAAALGRPLGALPGPVTSPASAGCHRLLREFDAVCVVNGDQILELLGAAESVADADAASSGEGDRSIVARHMVPSPEQVRVLDALSTRAPRDVADLARRAGLGPGDVMGVLGMLELDDLVAYRADGWVRRRRRAG, from the coding sequence ATGAGCGCCGTCGAACGTGCCGAGCGGCATCTGCGCGTCGAGTTCGCGGCGGTCCGGCCGTTGCGGCCGCTGCTGCCGTCCGCGCAGCCGGTCGCGGCGGAGGGCGTTCCTTCTCTGGCTCTCGAGCCGATCGTCTCGCTCGAGTCCGAACCGACGGTGCTCATCGAGGTCGATGTCGCTGTCGATGTCGCTGTCGACGTCGCAGACGGCGCGGAGGCCGTCGACGGATCCGCCGCCGACGTCGAGGCGTTCGCCCGAGCTGTGCTCGGCACGCTCGCCGAACCGGGCGACGGCACCCTCGGCCGCCTGGTCGGCGCGCTCGGAGCGGCGCGAACGGTCGACCTGCTGCTCGAACGAGCGCCGGTCGAGCGGGTTCTCGCCGAGGTCGAGGCTGCGGGGGAGGCGCCGACGACCAAGGAGCTCGAAGCCGGCCTCGCACGGTGGACGCCGCGAATCGATCACGCCGCCTTCGTGCGGGGGCTGGCGCAGGCCGCGCGCGTGGACGCGGTCTTCATCGTGCCGGGCGACGCCTGCTGGCCCTCCGGGGTCGACGACCTCGGCGTGCATGCACCGCTCGGGCTCTGGGTCAGGGGCGATCCCGCGCTGCTCCGCCCGGGGGCGCCCTCGGTCGCACTCGTCGGAGCACGCGCGGCGACCGGCTACGGGGAGCACATGACCATGGAGATCGCCGCGGGCCTGGCCGATCGCGGGGTCACGGTCGTCTCCGGCGGCGCCTACGGCATCGACGGCACGGCGCATCGGGTGACGCTCGCGAGCGGCGGAACGACGATCGCGTTCCTCGCGGGCGGAGTCGACCGGTTCTACCCGGTGGGGCACGACGGCCTGCTGCAGCGCATCGCCGAGAGCGGAGCCGTCGTATCGGAGCTCCCGTGCGGAGCCTCGCCGACCAAGTGGCGCTTCCTGCAACGGAATCGGCTCATCGCCGCAGCGAGTCAGGCCACGGTCGTCCTGGAAGCCGGAGCGCGCTCGGGTTCGCTCAACACCGCCGGCCATGCCGCAGCGCTCGGGCGGCCCCTCGGAGCGCTGCCCGGACCGGTCACCAGCCCCGCATCCGCCGGGTGCCATCGACTGCTGCGGGAGTTCGACGCCGTCTGCGTCGTGAACGGCGATCAGATCCTCGAACTGCTCGGCGCGGCCGAGTCGGTGGCCGACGCCGATGCCGCGAGCTCGGGGGAGGGCGACCGGTCGATCGTCGCCCGGCACATGGTGCCCTCGCCAGAGCAGGTGCGAGTGCTCGATGCGCTCAGTACGCGGGCGCCGCGGGACGTGGCGGACCTCGCGCGGCGCGCAGGGCTCGGTCCGGGAGACGTCATGGGCGTGCTCGGCATGCTCGAACTCGACGATCTCGTGGCGTACCGGGCCGACGGATGGGTCCGCCGACGGCGACGGGCAGGGTGA
- a CDS encoding phosphodiesterase: MGVRLGRYPAARQVIAHLSDTHLLDGGAPLGGRADTVSALEQTVFQLSRLGTTLDVIVVTGDVADLGEADAYRRVRAVLEPLADAADAELVWVMGNHDVRDAFRVGLLDEAPAGDAPVNRVIDVGGLRIIALDSTVPGYHHGSLDDTTLAWLAAVLATPALQGTVLALHHAPIPTPIALMDVLELRGQDGFADVIRGSDVRLILGGHLHYPTNGAFAGVPVAVAGATAYTMDVSAPERELVGIDGGRSFNLVHVFDADVVTSTVPVGAHPVIAGFGAPFLAEIESLGPAERLERFSRKPAS, from the coding sequence ATGGGAGTACGGCTCGGCAGATATCCGGCGGCGCGGCAGGTCATCGCCCATCTCAGCGACACGCACCTGCTCGATGGCGGTGCCCCGCTCGGTGGTCGGGCCGACACGGTCTCGGCGCTCGAACAGACCGTCTTCCAGCTCTCGCGGCTCGGCACCACGCTGGACGTGATCGTCGTCACCGGCGATGTCGCCGATCTCGGTGAGGCCGATGCCTACCGGCGGGTGCGTGCCGTCCTCGAGCCGCTCGCCGACGCGGCCGATGCCGAGCTCGTGTGGGTCATGGGCAACCACGACGTGCGCGACGCGTTCCGCGTCGGCCTGCTCGACGAAGCGCCGGCCGGCGACGCACCCGTCAACCGCGTGATCGACGTCGGCGGCCTGCGCATCATCGCGCTCGACTCGACCGTTCCGGGGTACCACCACGGTTCGCTCGACGACACCACCCTCGCCTGGCTCGCGGCGGTGCTCGCGACGCCCGCCTTGCAGGGAACCGTGCTCGCACTGCATCACGCGCCGATCCCGACGCCGATCGCCCTCATGGACGTGCTCGAGCTCCGAGGTCAGGACGGGTTCGCCGACGTCATCCGCGGCAGTGATGTGCGACTCATCCTCGGCGGACACCTGCACTACCCGACGAACGGGGCGTTCGCCGGCGTGCCCGTCGCGGTGGCCGGCGCGACGGCCTACACGATGGACGTGTCGGCGCCGGAACGCGAGCTCGTCGGCATCGACGGCGGGCGCTCGTTCAACCTCGTCCACGTCTTCGACGCCGACGTCGTCACGTCGACCGTTCCGGTGGGCGCCCACCCGGTGATCGCCGGGTTCGGCGCACCCTTCCTCGCCGAGATCGAGTCGCTCGGCCCGGCCGAACGGCTCGAGCGCTTCTCGCGGAAGCCCGCGTCCTGA